tgtgttttattttgtttgaaaaaggGTCTTTTCAACGTAGCCTAAGCTAGCCTCAAAATTGTTATCCCGATTCAGGCCCTGAGTGATGATATTGTaagcatggaccaccatgccctgctatcCCTAGGTAttggaatcatttctttctttcctctttgattTATTAGCATACATTAACTGTGCATAGtaatggttttcattttcataatttcatacatgtatataatgttcttTGTTCACACCAgctcttccctttttcctcctccctctggtTGCCTTCCATCATaaatacacccccacccccaactttcACATCTGTAAAAATTACCTAGCTTCCACATGCTAGAGAATCCATGCAATGCCTTTCTTTCTGGATCTGACTTATTTGACTTAACATAATGATCCTGAGTTCTATCCATTTTTTTCAGCaaataacaatttatttttcctttttctcatttctttatttttttctatttctcccctccccccttttaaatactatctcactatgtagctctgactagcctcaaccacacagagatccagctggaatTAAATGTGCATACCACCACACCAGCCATATTTCATTGTTACTGGCAGAATACAGTATTCTGTTGAGTAGCTATACCAGGTTTTCTTTAACCAGATAGGTTAGGTTTTCTTAACTACTTGGCCTAGAGGGCAAAGGTTAGTGCTATGGCCTGCATGTGTCCCCAAATTCACGCACTGAAACGCCATCACCAGTGTAGAACAGGAGCAATAAACAGTGGGGCCCTAAGGAGGCAATTAGTCGGGTGAGAGTCCTTAAGAAAGGTCTCGAGGTATAGGTTCTCACTCTTCAAATAAAGGTACTAGAAGCTGTTAGCTACGGCCACCACCAGACATCAAATCTATCTGCCTGTGCCTTGGCTTTGCCTTTCCCAGCCCTCAGAATTGTGAGAAATGGGTCTCTGATGTTATAAATTACCCAGTCCACATAATTTAGTAACTTGTGATCATATGTGTAATTAAAATTtactatgttttttgttttggcccATAGACCTGGATTATAATTaccagaacctttttttttttttttaaactaagcaACAAAAACCATAAGTGCATGTTTTATTAAGGTATTTGGTCATTTTTCCTTGACTCTTGAAGCAACTTTCGATCAGATTCAGAACTATAGTCTTTTGTATGTTGGGGTACTTTAGGCCTCAGAAAGGaagttctctctccttccccttttccttccctgttcCCGCTCATgctccccctttttattttttgttttttaaactaatcCTTTCCCTTCTATAGGCATAGGAACTGAGATCTCTTTCTCAAGGCAGGTCACAGGACCTAAGAACACCCTCTAATCCTCCCCTGCTTTTCTGCCTTAGAGCCGGCCATACAAACATTCTCAACATTTGATGATCACTGTTTCAGTGGAGTGTCTGCTCCACAGAGAGACCAAGAGGAATTTGAAGCGACAGGTCTGGCCAGGCTTGGCCAGTACATCCACTTTGGATCATAACCTTTGTGTTCTAACAGTTGTGTACGCTTTAATCATGGCTATGCAACAAGGGCTCCATAAAAACCCAAAGACTGTTTTGGGAGCTGCTGGACAGAGGTTTGGTATAATGTCCCCAAGGTGAAGAACTCTCACACCAGGAGGGAAGTGCCAGGTGTGGCACCACAGGGATAGAAACTCCTGTGCAAGCTGGGGGGTGGGCGGggcggtggcagtggtggcgcacgcctttaatcccagtactaggaaggcagaggcaggcggatctctgagttaaagaccagcctggtctgcagaacaagttccaggacagccagggctacatagagaaaccctgtctcatacaagcaaacaaacaaacaaacaaaaacaaaagtctgcAAAAAACGGTATCAGCATTTCCCTGAGTTCTGTGAAAACTCAAATAAAAGCTTCTTAATGGTCAAATCAGTCACTAAACTCCATTGGAATTCAGCTTTCTCCCATCGAATCCCAACAGACTAACAGGAAGTATGTTGTTTCCTCACAAACTTCAGGGGCCAGTCAGCCATAGCTTTCCTCTCTGTTGCTGACAACTGGGTGCAGACTTTAGGGCACGAGTTGTGTGACCTTTGACCCAGCCCTGCTCTTCTGAGCCCTGCACATCCCACAACTAAACCCCCCTGAGTGCAGATTGTGTTGAAAAGTTCATTAGCAAGAGACCTGTTTTATGGATTCCATTCAAATCGTGGTGTAGACAAATCTGACAGGATTAAAGAGTGCATTTCAATAAGGACCAGCTCCACTGTCTAAGGTAGCTGTGGCGCTTCATCCAGTCAGAACACAAATACAAACCGGCCATAGCTTCCTGGCACCAGGATGAAGCCAGGGTATTTGAAGGAAAGTGACCTTTTAACATAAGGAACTTTGTAAACATGACTCGTCACATttgacagtgtggtggtttcaatgaaaatggtcccccacaggctcatagggagtagcattatttgaaaggattaggacatgtggccttgttgggagaagtatgtcactggggggtgggctttgaggtttcagatgctcaagccaggcctggtgtctctcttcctgctgcctgtggatccagatgtagacctctcgctcctcccccagcaccacgtctgcctgcttACCACCATGACATTAATGGACAAAACCCTTGTATctttaagccagccccaatgaaatgttttccatcGTAAGagtggctccgtggttaagagcacttgctgttctagAGGACTAGGTTACTTCCTGCCCcatgccaggtggctcacaaaatTGTGCACATAAACCCAGGCAGGCACACATACAAATcaatacataaatcttttaaaattaataaaacttctCTAACATTACTAAAATGATTTTTGCTGATTCTAGACAGTTATAAACAGTAAACTCTAAATAAGTAAGAATTAGTCATTTCTCGTtatgacagggaaaaaaaaaagtagctcaccaacaaaaaccccagtatCACATTCCCCAAATAAGGGAGTCAGAGTTCCTGGAACCTTTAACATGTTACTATGTGGGCAAGGATGACTTCGAATTCCTGATTGGGCTAGCTTTAACTCCCAAGTTCGGGATTACAGATAGGTGTCAACGTGCACAGCTTTCCGGAGATCATTTTGAAAGAGAGCTGGAGGTTGTGTGTGGATCAGCTAAAGAGTAAGAAATCACTGGGATCGTAgaagttgttttgtttctggttctgGGAAAGTGTGGGGCAAGTAGAAGGTGCTTTCCTGGGAAGGCGGGATGAAGGATGTCTAAAGGACAGGAACTACACCGGCTGTTCTAGGAGGTTGTCTTAGTAACTGCTCTGTTGCTGTAAGGAGACACTACCGCCAAgataatgaagaaaaggaagcatttgattgggggctCGCTTAcgatttcagagggtgagtccatgatcatcaccgTGGCAAGCAGGCCAGCAGGGGGCTGCCTCGGTAGGTgagagcttgctttcttacatCCGGAtgggcaggcaggaggcagaggaagctggAATCAGCCTAGTGTGGGCTttgggaaacctcaaagcccaaccccgaGACACACCTCTGCTAAagaccacgcctcctaatccttcctaaaccgGGTAGAGCAGCTAGGGACGAATGTAAGAGCCTATGaaagctgttctcattcaaaccacctcaacGGTCTTCCAGGGAAGAGAGGAATTGGTTCAAAGTTAGGGCAGGgggtacaaaacaaaacaaaaagaccacatCTGTTGAGATTGATCAGTGAGCGCTAGAAGTTCAGCTAATTGCTGGCCTAACAGGTTGGGAACCTGTGGTGCTTGTCTAGCCTTTGTCACAgcagggacattttttttttaattttaaaatgtttcttttaattttaaaacatttttaaattttaaagtatttttaattttaagatattttaatgctaaaataatgCTGAAAtctttgtaatttaaaatatttttagattaaaattaaaatattttaaagtatttgtaatttaaaatacttttaaattgtgCCAGCAGACGAGGGTTGCCGGATCCCGAGATGCGTTACCCGTGGAAGGGAgccatcacgtgggtgctggggattgaaccgtggtcctctggaagaacagataGTTcgcttcactgctgagccacctccaccCTGGGAAGTCCCTAAACCTCGACTATTTttctaaaatcccagcactcaggaaaattATGCCTTGGTGCTATATATAAGAAGCACGCAGAGGTCCTAGAAGATTCTTCGTGACTTGGCAGTTGAGGCagggttgtaaaaaaaaaaaaaagaagaagaagagctctGAGAAAATGACTTAAGTTTTTCTATAATCTGCGCTGCTCTCCTACCCCGACAGCCTCGCTAACACCTCTGGAGGCAACGCCACCCGGAGAGAATATAAGGGGCAGGCTGTAAAGAGGCACGCCCACAGACCAATCAGAGTGCAGCATTCAATCAGGCCACCTGGTAGGCAGCCAATAGGAATGCAGTGGGCTCTATAAAAGCCGTGCTCACAAGCCATTTTGCACCCTCGaaggagcagggaaggaaggcGCTTCAGCAGGATGGCACGCACCAAGCAGACCGCGCGGAAGTCGACGGGAGGCAAGGCTCCACGCAAGCAGTTGGCCACGAAGGTGGCTCGCAAGAGTGCACCGGCCACTGGTGGCGTGAAGAAGCCGCACCGGTACCACCCTGGTACGGTGGCGCTGCGTGAGATCCGCCGCTACCAGAAGTCGACAGAGCTGCTGATCCGCAAGCTGCCGTTCCAGCGCTTGGTGCGTGAGATCGCCCAGGACTTCAAGACGGACCTGCGCTTCCAGAGCTCGGCCGTGATGGCGCTGCAGGAGGCCTGCGAGTCCTACCTCGTGGGGCTCTTCGAAGACACCAACCTGTGCGCCATCCACGCCAAGCGGGTGACCATCATGCCGAAGGACATCCAGCTGGCTCGTCGCATCCGCGGAGAGCGGGCCTAGACCTCACAGGCTCCTCATCCTTGCGCTGCCACCGACCCAACGGCTCTTTTCAGAGCCACCCACTAAGTCTGAAGAAGTGGTTGTAACCTTCCAGATCCCATCTCATGCCCCCTTGGTGTACGGGACAGGTTGGCTGGGAAGCCGAGGGAACGTGCAGGGATCGGACTAGTCGGGCTTAGCCGCGAACCCTTACCTGTTAACCTGCTTGGTCTGCAGTTCTGTCCCCGGTTTAACTAGGCCTTCACTTAAAAGGTGTAGTAGCCTGAATATAGCACAAAGTTGTGGGAACTGAGTCCAGCTTCCGCAGGCAGCAAATACACTGCCACCACCATGGTGTGTGTTTGCATGGCGTGCTGACTGGAAGTCTGCATTAACTCATCCAGTTGTGTTAGCTGTGCATTATTTGGATGAGGTTTAAGAGGCTGCTGGCTACTCCTCTGCGTCTAAAGTTAGCCTTTCTCCTGTGATGGAAAGCACTTCGTGCTTTATTAAACTCTAGTCTGTGTTAACTTTGCCCATCTTTAGGACGGCTAAGAAAAGTTTCCAGGGACACATCCAGAGGATCCTGTGTTGTATAGACTCCAAATTTCCATTTAGGCGAGGGAAGTCCAGCTATTGTGTTGACTGGGCCTAAGTAGTAAGCAATAGGAACCTCTAGTCCAGAAGTCCAAGAAGGTGTTTTGCCCTGAAATTTTATTCTCTGGGTGTCACTAACCTTGATTTCTCATATGCCTAGTACTGAGTAACAGGCTTCTGAATCATACAAAGAGCTGATGGTGTCCTGGAGATGATAGGCATCTGGAAACTAACCAGCCTGTGCAGAACTTAAACTGGGAAGAACCTAATTCAACTGCATAGTGGAGGCCTGAAGGGTAAATAGCATGAATATATGGCTGTGAGGTTATTACaaaaaaaactttactttttATAGTGATCTTTATATAGAGAACTTTATATAGTGAGATCACTTATTAATGTCTTTGTTAAATACATAACCAAGGACTAGTGTTGGAATATGATTATGTTCCATTTTGTGGCCCATTGATTTCGAAGTGCTTAGTGCACTATGTTTTGGCATCGATGGTAAAAAGTACTCCTAGCAAGGGGTATGCATGAGATATTAGTATGCATCTGAAGAGTTCTGAAACCCATTAGGTCTCATTTACTCAAAACTTAAAGGCACCACGAATTTAGTTTTCGGTACTGGAGGACGTATAAATTTTAAGATGTGAGTTAATGGCTGATGATCCCTGGAGAGCCATCCAAAAAGTTTAGAATGCTCAGGGACAGCTGTCCCTTTCTCTCAAATCATCTGTACACCTAATgctatttaatatatgtatatatatatagtctggagctgaggagagagctcggtgggtacagtgcttgctaCTTAAGCATGGAGCCCTGATTTTGATTCCCAGGTCCCAGATAAAAAGCCGCATGCTGGGGACACAGAGCCCTGGGGCTTGATGGTCCTCAACTTAGTCTACTTGGCAATTGAAATCCAGTTAGAGACCCTgccaaaaaagaaagataaagtgGGGTTATACAGACGGCAGTTAAGATGCTTGCTGCTCCTCCAAAGCCCtagagtttgtttcccagcacccatctagGGTGGCTCCTcatcgcctgtaactccagctccagggaatccgacactgtcctctggcctctgaaagcacccacatacatgtacacaagtgTACTAGCAAGTGTGCACatgcaaacaataataaaaattaaaaggtgcAAGGCTCCCATGGAACAATATCCAAGGTAGGCTTCTAAATTCCACGTCTTCTAAATTCaccaacacataaaaataaaatacgtAAGTAtgcacgtgcgtgcatgtgtgtgtgtgtgtgtgtgtgtgtgtgtgtgtgtgtttgctctctcaatatatataaaGTTACTTTTTCTGATTTGTGAGCCCCAGGGATAGGCTGTCAGGCACTCTAGGAATGGAACTGCCCATTGACTAAGCCACATCTGGAAACTTCTAGAACTTTAGTAGAGTAGCAGAAAGAATCTTGGGACTCCTTGTGAGCCTCACCCTCTAGCCAGCCCCACCACCCTTACTGTTTAGTGGCAGGCTTCCCCAGAGCACACACAGTTGACCTCCAAGGACCATCTGCATAAAATGCTTCTCTGGACCTGGTCAGATATCACAATCTAATTGTGCTGGCATGAAAAATCACTTGAGATGTGGTACCCAGGATACACTGAGCACTCACAGTGTTCCCCTGCCTTTGGGGGTCTTCGGGGCTGAACTCAACATTCACATGGTAAAGACCTGGCTCCCATCACCTTAGAATATGACTGTATCTGTACACAGGAACTTTAAAGATTTTAAAGGTAGTTGAGATAAAGTTGTTGGGATGATCTGAGACCAAGGTGAGAGGTGTAAGAGatcaggacacagacacagataaaaacccagagtccgatataggggtaaatgctgaaagacaagagagacaaaggaacaagccacagccacttctcacctcgccaactcctcagcctgagagaggccaagctcctgtctctaccgccttatattcctctctccacccagccatatcacttcctgtctcctcctccctttgtgtgggattaaaggggtgagcctcccaagtactgggatcaaaggcacgagataccaaatgctgggattaaaggtgtgcaccacgctgcctggcctctgtggctaactagtggctagctccacactctgatctccaggtaaagctttatttgttagagcacaaacaaaaatatcaccacagtagaaTGTTGTATGGGCTGTGGGTTCATGCGGATcaagaagacacagaggcactCTAAGGATGATATTTTTAGCCTTTCCAGCtgctgggggagtgggggggtgggggagtctaGGGGGTGAGGGGGTAGCCTCTGGCAAACTGACTGACTCTAGCTTTGCAACTAGCTTTgcaaagggctttttttttattgttacacaATTCACACCTTTAGCAAGTCAATTTCTATAACAAAACTTCTTATCTAAGctccccaaagagacaaagacaatGCAAATTCCAAAAGTCACAGGATATCTCAGTTCGCTGAGTCACAAAAGGCATCTCACAAAAGGCATAACAAAGCTAGGTGCTGACACTTGGGAATCAAACCAGATGCAGAATTCTTCAGGAACTCT
This Peromyscus leucopus breed LL Stock chromosome 8b, UCI_PerLeu_2.1, whole genome shotgun sequence DNA region includes the following protein-coding sequences:
- the LOC114683008 gene encoding histone H3.1-like gives rise to the protein MARTKQTARKSTGGKAPRKQLATKVARKSAPATGGVKKPHRYHPGTVALREIRRYQKSTELLIRKLPFQRLVREIAQDFKTDLRFQSSAVMALQEACESYLVGLFEDTNLCAIHAKRVTIMPKDIQLARRIRGERA